One bacterium genomic region harbors:
- a CDS encoding type II toxin-antitoxin system HicB family antitoxin: MKFIVTLFQDEDGIFIAECPSIPGCVSQGKTESEAESNIREAIKECLEVRTEKGMPLTVSTRQVEVAV; the protein is encoded by the coding sequence ATGAAATTTATTGTAACTCTGTTTCAGGATGAAGACGGCATCTTTATTGCCGAATGTCCATCGATCCCGGGCTGTGTCAGTCAGGGTAAGACTGAGTCGGAAGCGGAGAGTAATATTCGGGAAGCGATCAAAGAATGCCTTGAAGTACGAACAGAGAAGGGGATGCCGCTTACCGTTAGTACTCGCCAGGTCGAGGTCGCCGTGTAA
- a CDS encoding polysaccharide biosynthesis tyrosine autokinase yields MQNSHFEEEVHLRDYIKVLHRRWKLAVSVFAAVFVTTAVYTFVVQPVYEAETLLQVSEGARGAAILGELANLSTGPNKVETEMEVLKSRSLAAEVAKALGMEVLVRPRAGLLTRLSGGADKGSTFNDQPSTGPVIEELSVPAELLGKELEFVFDRDAASYTLYFDGRELLKGTAGQRATGAGVAVQVSLDAGRTGNRFVLIKNDLRVAAAGLLGNLKVSQVGRNTGVVRLTYRSTDAEKASLVLETMNRLYVNRDVDDSSRDAIATLDFITGQVEQVKDNLVRSQTLLDDFKVRTGTVALSQEAELLVGRVSNVEVEINRLNVQQEGLASLLDSMDKGSAALAAGMSALDIQSPELAALISDFSLMLRQREEQLREYTPQNPVVSSLDSQIELVAGQIRSTATAIRSGLSRREQAVRGVLDNYRDQLARLPEVERNLARLAKDVLIQEKIYSFLLEKEQETRILKASTVSGIRVVDPPTVPIKPVKPQKARNLLLGLVLGFMLGVGVVFFREYLDDSVKDTEDLETRVGVPVYGTIPFVKRAYTRRKEKKPHLVIEEMYAPVTEAFRTLRTNLFFSREGKDLKIVAVTSPGPGAGKSFVVANLAALSALLGKRTLIIDADMRHPQQHVVLGVEQKPGLSEVLVDRMTFQDAIKKDHVKDLRVLTSGKIPPNPAELLGSPAMKELLDGLREHYDMVIIDTPPVNLVADAL; encoded by the coding sequence ATGCAAAATTCGCATTTTGAAGAGGAGGTCCACCTCCGCGACTACATCAAGGTCCTTCATCGGCGCTGGAAGCTCGCAGTGTCTGTCTTTGCCGCTGTTTTCGTCACGACAGCCGTCTACACCTTCGTGGTTCAGCCCGTATACGAGGCCGAAACGCTGCTGCAGGTCAGTGAAGGAGCCAGGGGCGCGGCCATCCTCGGTGAACTGGCCAACCTTTCCACCGGGCCGAACAAGGTTGAGACGGAGATGGAGGTCCTCAAAAGCCGGAGCCTGGCCGCGGAAGTGGCGAAGGCCCTGGGGATGGAAGTCCTCGTCCGCCCCAGGGCCGGCCTGCTCACCCGGCTGTCTGGGGGGGCGGACAAGGGTTCAACGTTCAACGACCAACCTTCAACGGGCCCCGTCATCGAGGAACTTTCCGTGCCGGCGGAGCTGCTGGGTAAGGAGCTGGAGTTTGTTTTCGACAGGGATGCCGCAAGCTACACCCTGTATTTCGACGGCAGGGAACTCCTGAAGGGCACTGCCGGTCAGAGGGCAACAGGGGCCGGGGTGGCCGTTCAGGTCAGTTTGGACGCCGGACGTACCGGGAACCGGTTCGTTCTCATCAAAAACGACCTGCGGGTGGCCGCGGCCGGCCTGCTGGGAAACCTCAAGGTCAGCCAGGTGGGCCGCAATACGGGGGTCGTCCGGCTCACCTACCGCTCCACCGACGCTGAAAAGGCATCCCTCGTCCTGGAAACCATGAACCGGCTCTACGTGAACCGGGATGTGGACGATTCGTCCCGGGATGCCATCGCCACCCTGGATTTCATAACCGGCCAGGTTGAGCAGGTGAAGGACAACCTGGTCCGCTCCCAGACCCTCCTGGACGATTTCAAGGTCCGGACGGGTACGGTGGCCCTCTCCCAGGAGGCCGAACTCCTGGTGGGACGCGTCTCGAACGTGGAGGTGGAGATCAACAGGCTCAACGTCCAGCAGGAGGGGCTGGCATCACTTCTCGATTCCATGGACAAGGGATCCGCGGCTTTAGCGGCCGGGATGAGCGCCCTGGACATTCAGTCGCCGGAGCTGGCCGCCCTCATCTCCGACTTCTCACTGATGCTGCGGCAGAGGGAGGAACAGCTCAGGGAGTACACGCCGCAGAACCCGGTCGTGAGCAGTCTCGACAGCCAGATCGAGCTGGTCGCCGGCCAGATCAGGAGCACCGCCACGGCCATCCGCAGCGGCCTGTCCCGGCGTGAACAGGCGGTCCGGGGCGTCCTGGACAACTACAGGGACCAGCTGGCGCGCCTGCCGGAGGTGGAGAGGAACCTGGCCAGGCTGGCAAAGGACGTGCTCATTCAGGAGAAGATCTACTCCTTCCTCCTGGAAAAGGAGCAGGAAACGAGGATACTCAAGGCGTCCACCGTGTCCGGCATCCGCGTGGTGGATCCCCCCACGGTCCCCATAAAGCCTGTAAAGCCGCAAAAGGCGCGCAACCTCCTGCTCGGTCTGGTCCTCGGCTTCATGCTGGGCGTGGGCGTTGTCTTCTTCCGGGAGTACCTGGACGATTCGGTGAAGGACACCGAGGACCTGGAAACCAGGGTGGGCGTGCCCGTATACGGGACCATCCCCTTCGTGAAAAGGGCATACACCCGAAGGAAGGAGAAGAAACCGCATCTCGTCATCGAGGAGATGTACGCTCCCGTTACGGAGGCCTTCCGGACGCTGCGGACGAACCTGTTCTTCTCCAGGGAGGGAAAGGATCTCAAGATCGTGGCGGTCACAAGTCCGGGCCCGGGAGCCGGCAAGAGTTTTGTGGTCGCCAACCTGGCGGCTCTCTCGGCGCTCCTTGGCAAGAGAACACTGATAATCGATGCCGACATGCGCCATCCGCAGCAGCACGTCGTCCTGGGAGTTGAACAAAAGCCCGGTCTGTCAGAG